One genomic window of Carassius auratus strain Wakin chromosome 14, ASM336829v1, whole genome shotgun sequence includes the following:
- the LOC113113799 gene encoding caspase-7 gives MSDSVDARQVNAKEGSNVTDAGIDQTDAKPHSDVFQYNMNYPSLGQCIVINNKNFQRNTELGVRNGTDEDAKNVFQAFSNLGFKTKIYNDQTVSQMRNLLTKVSKEDHSKSAMFACVLLSHGEDDRIFGTDDCIELKELFALFRGDRCRSLVGKPKLFFIQACRGTGLDDGIECDSVGGEEAQRIPIEADFLYVYSTVPGYYSWRNNANGSWFISSLCEMLSKYGKQLEIMQIMTRVNHKVALDFKSSCNDPRMTNKKQIPCIMSMLTKEVCFPK, from the exons ATGTCGGACTCTGTGGATGCCAGACAAGTGAATGCCAAAGA GGGTTCAAATGTCACAGATGCTGGAATTGATCAGACGGATGCCAAACCACATTCAGATGTTTTTCAATACAATATGAACTATCCCAGTCTGGGACAATGTATCGTCATCAACAACAAGAATTTCCAGAGAAATACAG AATTGGGAGTTCGTAACGGGACAGACGAGGATGCAAAGAATGTGTTTCAGGCCTTCTCAAATCTGGGCTTCAAAACGAAAATTTACAATGATCAGACTGTGTCACAGATGAGAAATTTGTTAACTAAAG TGTCTAAAGAAGATCACAGTAAATCAGCCATGTTTGCGTGTGTGTTGCTGAGTCATGGAGAAGATGATAGGATATTTGGCACAGATGACTGTATTGAGCTGAAGGAACTGTTTGCACTCTTCAGAGGAGACCGCTGCAGATCACTGGTGGGGAAACCCAAGCTTTTCTTCATTCAG GCTTGCAGAGGCACAGGTCTGGATGATGGCATCGAGTGCGACAGTGTAGGTGGAGAGGAGGCACAGAGGATTCCTATAGAGGCAGACTTTTTGTATGTCTACTCCACTGTACCAG GTTATTACTCTTGGAGGAACAATGCTAATGGTTCCTGGTTCATCTCCTCACTGTGTGAGATGCTGTCAAAATACGGCAAGCAGCTGGAGATCATGCAGATCATGACACGTGTcaaccacaaggtggcgctggaCTTTAAATCCTCCTGCAATGATCCAAGGATGACTAACAAGAAACAAATCCCATGTATTATGTCTATGCTGACCAAAGAAGTATGTTTCCCTAAAtaa